The following are from one region of the Deinococcus budaensis genome:
- a CDS encoding dienelactone hydrolase family protein, protein MLKHTLTLAALALSTAALGQAVRGTDVNVTSGGRAYKSYLAAPASATPKPAVILLHSFRGLEQGYRDLVDQMAAAGYVTLALGWQTFEQEPSDATVKTLVEDGLKYLGTRRDVNINAVGLTGFCAGGRYTMLLLPQIKAFKAGVAWYGFPDQGGTAAKPQAPTALIGQLTAPMLILHGTRDQPSPIASIYSYAGKLDAANKPFKLSVYQGEPHSFLLREGRIADTFASRDARREMLGYFGEYLR, encoded by the coding sequence ATGCTCAAGCACACGCTGACGCTGGCCGCCCTCGCCCTCTCGACCGCCGCGCTGGGACAGGCAGTACGGGGAACAGACGTGAATGTCACGAGCGGAGGCCGGGCGTACAAGAGCTACCTCGCCGCGCCTGCGTCCGCCACCCCCAAGCCCGCCGTGATCCTGCTGCATTCCTTCCGGGGGCTGGAGCAGGGCTACCGCGACCTGGTGGACCAGATGGCCGCCGCAGGCTACGTGACGCTGGCGCTGGGCTGGCAGACCTTCGAGCAGGAACCCAGCGACGCGACCGTGAAGACGCTGGTGGAAGACGGCCTGAAATACCTGGGCACCCGGCGCGACGTGAACATCAACGCGGTGGGCCTGACCGGTTTTTGCGCGGGCGGGCGCTACACCATGCTCCTGCTGCCGCAGATCAAGGCGTTCAAGGCGGGCGTGGCGTGGTACGGCTTCCCCGATCAGGGGGGCACGGCGGCCAAACCGCAGGCGCCCACCGCCTTGATCGGTCAGCTCACAGCACCCATGCTGATCCTCCACGGCACCCGCGACCAGCCCAGCCCCATCGCCTCCATCTACAGCTACGCGGGGAAGCTCGACGCCGCGAACAAGCCTTTCAAGCTCAGCGTGTACCAGGGAGAGCCGCACAGCTTCCTGCTACGGGAGGGCCGGATCGCGGACACCTTCGCCAGCCGCGACGCCCGGCGCG
- the rplI gene encoding 50S ribosomal protein L9, whose translation MQVILLEPGRLGKTGDVVNVKPGYARNWLIPQGVAAPANAANMKTLEAQIRSRQKTQAQEKAKAEDLASRLNGVAVELSVRAGEGKIYGAVTHANVADALDRLGFDVDRRKIEMPKTVKDIGEYDIAYRAHPEVTIPMKLVVHAQK comes from the coding sequence ATGCAAGTGATCCTTCTTGAACCCGGCCGCCTGGGCAAGACCGGCGACGTGGTCAACGTCAAGCCCGGCTACGCCCGCAACTGGCTGATTCCGCAGGGCGTGGCGGCTCCCGCCAACGCCGCCAACATGAAGACCCTGGAAGCCCAGATCCGCTCGCGCCAGAAGACCCAGGCGCAGGAGAAGGCCAAGGCCGAGGACCTCGCCAGCCGCCTCAACGGGGTGGCCGTGGAACTCAGCGTCCGTGCGGGCGAAGGCAAGATCTACGGCGCCGTGACCCACGCCAACGTGGCCGACGCGCTCGACCGCCTCGGCTTCGACGTGGACCGCCGCAAGATCGAGATGCCCAAGACCGTCAAGGACATCGGCGAGTACGACATCGCCTACCGCGCGCACCCGGAAGTCACCATTCCGATGAAGCTCGTAGTGCACGCGCAGAAGTAA
- the rpsR gene encoding 30S ribosomal protein S18 — protein sequence MTQGNNAERKPRGKGPKRPRKPKVDPFSIGELEITDYKDVKMLRRFVSDTGKILPRRRTGLSAKHQRRISQTIKIARQLALLPYTEKLVRK from the coding sequence ATGACCCAAGGAAACAACGCCGAGCGCAAGCCGCGCGGCAAGGGACCCAAGCGGCCCCGCAAGCCCAAGGTTGATCCCTTCTCCATCGGAGAGCTGGAGATCACCGACTACAAAGACGTGAAGATGCTTCGCCGGTTCGTCAGTGATACCGGCAAGATCCTCCCCCGCCGCCGCACCGGCCTCTCGGCCAAGCACCAGCGCCGCATCTCGCAGACGATCAAGATCGCCCGCCAGCTCGCGCTGCTGCCCTACACCGAGAAGCTGGTCCGCAAGTAA
- the ssb gene encoding single-stranded DNA-binding protein codes for MARGMNHVYLIGALARDPELRYTPSGVAVFEATVAGEDHVIGNDGRERKLPWYHRVSILGKPAEWQAEKGLKGGDAVMVEGGLEYSQWEAPEGGKRSMVRVKAGRIEQLGYAPELVQDAGGGVRMGSGMNEVVVIGNVTRDPELRYTPAGDAVLGIGLAVNETWNDRQGQKQEKTHWIDVTLWRDLAESMKDLKKGDPVLVQGRLVNEAWTDREGQKRNSTKVEATRVEALSRGAATGSAAATPAGPRTQTASSSARPQPTAAGASRAQGSRAATTGTRSGGLDIDQGLDDFPPEEEDLPF; via the coding sequence ATGGCCCGAGGCATGAACCACGTTTACCTGATCGGCGCACTCGCCCGCGATCCCGAACTCCGCTACACGCCCAGCGGCGTCGCCGTCTTTGAAGCGACTGTCGCCGGGGAAGACCACGTGATCGGCAACGACGGACGCGAGCGCAAACTCCCCTGGTATCACCGCGTCTCCATTCTCGGCAAACCCGCCGAGTGGCAGGCCGAAAAGGGCCTCAAGGGCGGCGACGCCGTGATGGTCGAAGGCGGCCTGGAGTACAGCCAGTGGGAAGCGCCTGAAGGTGGCAAACGCAGCATGGTGCGCGTGAAGGCAGGGCGCATCGAGCAGCTCGGCTACGCGCCCGAACTCGTGCAGGATGCCGGAGGCGGCGTCCGTATGGGCAGCGGCATGAACGAAGTGGTGGTGATCGGGAACGTGACCCGCGACCCCGAACTGCGCTACACCCCCGCCGGGGACGCGGTGCTCGGCATCGGCCTGGCCGTGAACGAGACCTGGAACGACCGGCAAGGGCAGAAGCAGGAAAAGACCCACTGGATCGACGTGACGCTGTGGCGTGACCTCGCCGAGTCCATGAAGGACCTGAAGAAGGGCGATCCCGTCCTGGTGCAGGGCCGACTTGTGAACGAGGCGTGGACCGACCGCGAGGGACAGAAGCGCAACTCCACCAAAGTAGAGGCGACGCGAGTCGAAGCCCTTTCCCGAGGCGCGGCCACCGGCAGTGCCGCAGCCACCCCCGCCGGACCTCGCACGCAGACCGCGAGCAGTTCGGCGCGTCCCCAGCCCACTGCTGCCGGCGCCAGCCGCGCGCAGGGAAGCCGGGCGGCGACCACGGGGACCCGTTCGGGGGGCTTGGATATTGATCAAGGTCTCGACGATTTCCCGCCGGAAGAAGAAGACCTGCCCTTTTAA
- the rpsF gene encoding 30S ribosomal protein S6 yields the protein MNQYDLNLILNPNLSAEQVQIERDYIETTLKNAGAEIANLDDVGNRRLAYAVGKDREGYYLMYTIRAGGNPEKDIAASLRLRDNVRRILVVKDRPEWKTKKA from the coding sequence ATGAACCAGTACGACCTGAACCTGATCCTGAACCCCAACCTCAGCGCCGAGCAGGTGCAAATCGAGCGCGACTACATCGAGACGACGCTGAAGAACGCGGGAGCGGAGATCGCCAACCTCGACGACGTCGGCAACCGCCGCCTCGCCTACGCGGTGGGCAAGGACCGCGAGGGCTACTACCTGATGTACACCATCCGCGCCGGGGGCAACCCTGAAAAGGACATCGCCGCCAGCCTGCGCCTGCGCGACAACGTGCGCCGCATTCTGGTGGTCAAGGACCGCCCGGAATGGAAGACCAAGAAGGCCTGA
- a CDS encoding DinB family protein yields the protein MSDSAGAEQPQNWAEGILDILREAVEGGVPGQGTAFLDGTAADGSGNHGLLATLASLSAEQASREVNGATVAGHARHTAFHMEVVVRWERDGDRGPFDWKGSFHPAQVGEEEWEEVQQRVRRAYDGLTAFARTQASREASGDATGGLAGAVAHVAYHLGAIRQLVKAVGAGA from the coding sequence ATGAGCGACAGCGCCGGGGCAGAGCAGCCGCAGAACTGGGCCGAGGGCATCCTCGACATCCTGAGAGAAGCGGTGGAGGGCGGCGTGCCGGGACAGGGCACAGCTTTTCTGGACGGCACGGCGGCGGACGGCAGCGGCAACCACGGCCTCCTCGCCACCCTGGCAAGCCTCAGCGCCGAGCAGGCCAGCCGCGAGGTGAACGGCGCGACGGTGGCCGGGCACGCGCGGCATACCGCCTTTCACATGGAAGTCGTCGTGCGCTGGGAGCGGGACGGCGACCGGGGACCTTTCGACTGGAAGGGGAGCTTCCACCCCGCGCAGGTGGGCGAGGAGGAGTGGGAGGAGGTCCAGCAGCGGGTGCGCCGCGCCTACGACGGGCTGACGGCCTTTGCTCGGACCCAGGCGAGTCGGGAGGCCAGTGGGGACGCGACCGGGGGGCTGGCCGGGGCCGTCGCGCACGTCGCCTATCACCTGGGGGCCATCCGGCAACTCGTGAAGGCGGTG